One Aquarana catesbeiana isolate 2022-GZ linkage group LG06, ASM4218655v1, whole genome shotgun sequence genomic region harbors:
- the LOC141148530 gene encoding E3 ubiquitin/ISG15 ligase TRIM25-like isoform X2, which yields MASAALGGELSCSICLNPHMELATMSCGHRFCRDCFVTALDTQKGSGVFPCPGCGEKYAECPVPEKKVKLSNAVEDSRSMEQEKSGIFCTYCVHFRVAAIKTCLHCETSMCEKHLAAHNKTVDHVLIEPTSSFSSKKCSIHKKLLEYYCSEDAVCLCVSCCLVGKHKGHEVDLLEEASEKKKERLRNVCEKVTTMRAAIEEKVQSLQDHKRKAQETSDNEKKRVTALFDDIRRQLEVQEQRALNEISRQEEKVLLSVSELIQQLETQKGTLSRKICDIEELCNITNPITVLQESEIEDQDMEEPEVCDLDDFLISLTLHRSLTDLITNIKSKNEFHVTNVLLDEKTAHESLALSADLKMASPSETEQNKPDLLERFYVQCQVMSVERFSSGRHYWEVEFDYSEVWDIGVCYPTIDRGPDGDLGRNNKSWCIGMFDDELVAVHNSDIESLNHESPLQKIGVYLDYEAGHLSFYQLSGTIRHLHTFATTFTEPLHAAFYLDTNGWVKLLS from the coding sequence ATGGCGTCTGCTGCACTTGGAGGTGAGCTGAGCTGCTCCATATGCCTGAACCCTCATATGGAACTGGCGACAATGAGTTGTGGACACAGGTTCTGCCGAGACTGTTTTGTGACTGCTCTGGATACACAGAAGGGATCTGGTGTTTTTCCCTGTCCGGGGTGCGGAGAGAAGTATGCAGAGTGTCCTGTGCCGGAGAAGAAGGTTAAGTTGAGTAACGCTGTGGAAGACTCCCGATCTATGGAACAGGAGAAAAGTGGGATCTTCTGTACATATTGTGTGCATTTTAGGGTGGCAGCTATCAAGACTTGTCTACACTGTGAGACTTCTATGTGTGAGAAACACCTGGCAGCCCACAACAAGACAGTGGACCATGTGTTGATAGAACCCACCTCGTCCTTCAGTAGTAAAAAATGCTCCATCCACAAGAAGCTTCTGGAGTATTACTGCTCCGAGGACGCCGTCTGTCTATGTGTGTCCTGCTGTCTGGTGGGGAAACATAAAGGACATGAAGTAgatcttttagaagaggcttctgagaagaagaaggagagacTGAGAAATGTTTGTGAAAAGGTGACTACAATGAGAGCAGCAATTGAAGAAAAAGTACAAAGTCTACAGGATCACAAGAGAAAAGCGCAGGAAACATCTGACAATGAGAAGAAGAGAGTCACTGCCTTGTTTGATGATATAAGGAGACAGCTGGAGGTCCAGGAACAGAGAGCCCTGAATGAGATCTCCAGACAGGAAGAGAAGGTTTTACTGTCGGTCTCTGAGCTGATCCAGCAACTGGAGACCCAGAAAGGCACCCTATCCAGGAAGATCTgtgacattgaggagctgtgtaacataaCTAACCCCATAACTGTCCTACAAGAATCAGAAATAGAAGATCAAGATATGGAGGAACCTGAGGTCTGCGACCTGGATGATTTCCTGATCTCACTTACATTGCACAGATCCCTAACTGATCTAATCACTAACATAAAATCCAAAAATGAATTTCATGTGACAAATGTGTTACTGGATGAAAAAACTGCACACGAATCATTGGCTTTATCTGCTGACCTGAAAATGGCATCGCCATCTGAAACAGAACAGAATAAACCAGATCTATTAGAGAGATTTTACGTACAGTGTCAGGTGATGAGCGTTGAGCGTTTTTCCAGTGgtagacattactgggaagtagaGTTTGATTACTCTGAAGTTTGGGATATTGGCGTTTGCTATCCCACCATAGATAGAGGACCTGATGGTGATCTTGGAAGAAATAATAAGTCGTGGTGTATAGGCATGTTTGATGATGAACTTGTAGCTGTGCACAACTCTGACATTGAGTCATTGAACCATGAGTCTCCGTTGCAAAAAATAGGAGTATATTTGGATTATGAAGCCGGCCATCTGTCCTTCTACCAGCTAAGTGGCACTAtcagacacctccacaccttcGCCACCACCTTCACCGAACCCCTCCATGCTGCTTTCTATCTAGATACAAATGGCTGGGTGAAGCTCTTAAGTTAA
- the LOC141148530 gene encoding E3 ubiquitin-protein ligase TRIM21-like isoform X1, translating into MHCGVWWGRGQTFRIMASAALGGELSCSICLNPHMELATMSCGHRFCRDCFVTALDTQKGSGVFPCPGCGEKYAECPVPEKKVKLSNAVEDSRSMEQEKSGIFCTYCVHFRVAAIKTCLHCETSMCEKHLAAHNKTVDHVLIEPTSSFSSKKCSIHKKLLEYYCSEDAVCLCVSCCLVGKHKGHEVDLLEEASEKKKERLRNVCEKVTTMRAAIEEKVQSLQDHKRKAQETSDNEKKRVTALFDDIRRQLEVQEQRALNEISRQEEKVLLSVSELIQQLETQKGTLSRKICDIEELCNITNPITVLQESEIEDQDMEEPEVCDLDDFLISLTLHRSLTDLITNIKSKNEFHVTNVLLDEKTAHESLALSADLKMASPSETEQNKPDLLERFYVQCQVMSVERFSSGRHYWEVEFDYSEVWDIGVCYPTIDRGPDGDLGRNNKSWCIGMFDDELVAVHNSDIESLNHESPLQKIGVYLDYEAGHLSFYQLSGTIRHLHTFATTFTEPLHAAFYLDTNGWVKLLS; encoded by the coding sequence AATGGCGTCTGCTGCACTTGGAGGTGAGCTGAGCTGCTCCATATGCCTGAACCCTCATATGGAACTGGCGACAATGAGTTGTGGACACAGGTTCTGCCGAGACTGTTTTGTGACTGCTCTGGATACACAGAAGGGATCTGGTGTTTTTCCCTGTCCGGGGTGCGGAGAGAAGTATGCAGAGTGTCCTGTGCCGGAGAAGAAGGTTAAGTTGAGTAACGCTGTGGAAGACTCCCGATCTATGGAACAGGAGAAAAGTGGGATCTTCTGTACATATTGTGTGCATTTTAGGGTGGCAGCTATCAAGACTTGTCTACACTGTGAGACTTCTATGTGTGAGAAACACCTGGCAGCCCACAACAAGACAGTGGACCATGTGTTGATAGAACCCACCTCGTCCTTCAGTAGTAAAAAATGCTCCATCCACAAGAAGCTTCTGGAGTATTACTGCTCCGAGGACGCCGTCTGTCTATGTGTGTCCTGCTGTCTGGTGGGGAAACATAAAGGACATGAAGTAgatcttttagaagaggcttctgagaagaagaaggagagacTGAGAAATGTTTGTGAAAAGGTGACTACAATGAGAGCAGCAATTGAAGAAAAAGTACAAAGTCTACAGGATCACAAGAGAAAAGCGCAGGAAACATCTGACAATGAGAAGAAGAGAGTCACTGCCTTGTTTGATGATATAAGGAGACAGCTGGAGGTCCAGGAACAGAGAGCCCTGAATGAGATCTCCAGACAGGAAGAGAAGGTTTTACTGTCGGTCTCTGAGCTGATCCAGCAACTGGAGACCCAGAAAGGCACCCTATCCAGGAAGATCTgtgacattgaggagctgtgtaacataaCTAACCCCATAACTGTCCTACAAGAATCAGAAATAGAAGATCAAGATATGGAGGAACCTGAGGTCTGCGACCTGGATGATTTCCTGATCTCACTTACATTGCACAGATCCCTAACTGATCTAATCACTAACATAAAATCCAAAAATGAATTTCATGTGACAAATGTGTTACTGGATGAAAAAACTGCACACGAATCATTGGCTTTATCTGCTGACCTGAAAATGGCATCGCCATCTGAAACAGAACAGAATAAACCAGATCTATTAGAGAGATTTTACGTACAGTGTCAGGTGATGAGCGTTGAGCGTTTTTCCAGTGgtagacattactgggaagtagaGTTTGATTACTCTGAAGTTTGGGATATTGGCGTTTGCTATCCCACCATAGATAGAGGACCTGATGGTGATCTTGGAAGAAATAATAAGTCGTGGTGTATAGGCATGTTTGATGATGAACTTGTAGCTGTGCACAACTCTGACATTGAGTCATTGAACCATGAGTCTCCGTTGCAAAAAATAGGAGTATATTTGGATTATGAAGCCGGCCATCTGTCCTTCTACCAGCTAAGTGGCACTAtcagacacctccacaccttcGCCACCACCTTCACCGAACCCCTCCATGCTGCTTTCTATCTAGATACAAATGGCTGGGTGAAGCTCTTAAGTTAA